In one window of Syngnathus typhle isolate RoL2023-S1 ecotype Sweden linkage group LG7, RoL_Styp_1.0, whole genome shotgun sequence DNA:
- the mical3a gene encoding protein-methionine sulfoxide oxidase mical3a isoform X24, with translation MGDGGINATGREGVNQSHVLFDKFVQATTCKGTLKAFQDLCDLLEVKPTEYRVFYHRLKSKLNYWKAKALWAKLDKRASQKEYKKGRACTNSKCLIIGAGPCGLRTAIELAFLGAKVVLLEKRDAFSRNNVLHLWPFTIQDLRGLGAKKFYGKFCAGAIDHISIRQLQLMLLKVALLLGIEIHVNAEFKGLIEPPEDQESERIGWRAEVHPRTHPVNELEFDVIIGADGRRNTLPGFRRKEFRGKLAIAITANFINRNTTAEAKVEEISGVAFIFNQKFFQDLREATGIDLENIVYYKDDTHYFVMTAKKQSLLEKGVILHDYADTELLLSRANVDQVALLSYAREAADFSTNHQLPAMDFAINHYGQPDVAMFDFTCMYASESAAMVRQRHGHKLLVALVGDSLLEPFWPMGTGIARGFLAAMDSGWMVKSWAQGKQPLEVLSERESIYRLLPQTTPENVSKNFSQYSVDPTTRYPNISLNFLKPSQVRHLIDTGESAEMRIERENVINSSTPKLTRNDNCLLEKQLQESIARSSKLLNWCQRQTEGYKNVCVKDLTMSWKSGLALCALIHRYRPDLIDFDTLDERDQEKNNQLGFDVAEREFGISPCMTGKEMSSVVEPDKLSMVMYLSQFYEMFKDTLPPGDKQNLSPEDKAALMASTKSPISFFSKLGQSIAISRKRNPKDKKEKEVDSLGKRRKTSQSEDEEASKASRADRPAVPALLSERKTDSTAGGNNNKVKVMATQLLAKFEENAPQQGSGLKRQGDSLPNLDCILHPSPPKPLEPIRLAPVPAWRKKRTQQQEQLSIRYQEKIKCQTLPNRGEQARSVADQAASSGCPKKTILLSSSYSTSSLSLHTEHLDVTPDEEELEYYEKPVNCGESKPLHLNDPGPIHVPSIQERADRLFSKFKGKNDKPPKSSGTWPEESLSTQARRSPLLKLVERNQQSLCVQLSQCPYICLVFRKGPRNLLLSWRASQLDPRKNPQVFSWNSGTWPEPKVPLILLFLLTP, from the exons ATGGGGGATGGAGGCATCAATGCAACTGGAAGAGAAGGAGTCAACCAGTCCCATGTCCTGTTTGACAAATTTGTCCAGGCAACCACATGCAAGGGAACACTCAAGGCCTTCCAGGACCTGTGCGATCTCCTGGAAGTCAAGCCCACAGAGTACAGAGTGTTTTACCACAGACTCAAATCCAAGCTCAACTACTGGAAGGCCAAAGCACTTTGGGCTAAGCTAGACAAGAGGGCCAGCCAGAAAGAGTATAAGAAAGGCCGTGCCTGTACCAACTCAAAG TGTCTCATCATTGGTGCCGGACCATGTGGCTTACGAACAGCCATCGAGCTCGCCTTCCTGGGTGCTAAAGTAGTCCTGTTGGAGAAGAGGGATGCCTTCTCCAGGAACAATGTCCTACACCTTTGGCCCTTTACCATTCAGGACCTCAGGGGCCTTGGGGCCAAGAAGTTCTATGGAAAATTCTGCGCCGGTGCAATTGATCATATCA GTATTCGTCAACTTCAGCTCATGCTGCTCAAAGTGGCTCTCCTCCTGGGCATTGAAATTCATGTCAACGCAGAGTTCAAAGGGCTTATTGAACCTCCTGAGGACCAGGAGAGTGAAA GGATAGGCTGGAGGGCAGAGGTCCACCCCAGGACACACCCTGTCAACGAGTTGGAGTTTGATGTAATCATTGGTGCAGATGGAAGAAGAAACACGCTGCCAG GGTTTCGACGGAAGGAGTTCCGCGGCAAACTTGCAATCGCCATTACGGCAAATTTCATCAATAGGAACACGACAGCGGAGGCTAAGGTTGAAGAAATCAGCGGAGTGGCCTTCATCTTCAATCAGAAGTTTTTTCAAGACCTCAGAGAAGCGACAG GTATTGATCTTGAAAACATTGTCTACTACAAGGATGACACGCACTACTTTGTGATGACTGCCAAAAAACAAAGCCTGCTGGAGAAAGGAGTCATTCTGCAT GACTATGCGGACACAGAGCTGCTGCTTTCCAGAGCAAATGTGGATCAGGTAGCCCTCTTGTCTTACGCCCGTGAGGCGGCCGATTTCTCAACCAACCACCAGCTTCCCGCAATGGATTTTGCCATCAACCACTACGGCCAACCCGATGTCGCCATGTTTGACTTTACCTGCATGTATGCATCGGAGAGTGCCGCCATGGTGCGCCAGCGCCATGGCCACAAACTACTGGTGGCGTTAGTAGGAGACAGCCTATTGGAG CCCTTTTGGCCAATGGGTACTGGCATTGCCCGAGGTTTCCTGGCAGCGATGGACTCTGGCTGGATGGTGAAGAGTTGGGCTCAGGGAAAACAGCCTTTAGAAGTGCTCTCTGAGAG GGAGAGTATTTATCGTCTACTGCCCCAGACCACGCCAGAAAATGTCAGCAAGAACTTCAGTCAATACAGCGTGGATCCCACTACAcgttaccccaatattagccttAACTTCCTCAAACCTAGCCAG GTAAGGCACCTCATAGACACAGGAGAGTCGGCAGAGATGCGCATAGAAAGAGAGAATGTGATCAACTCATCAACACCAAAGTTGACCAGGAATG ACAATTGTCTGCTTGAAAAGCAGTTGCAAG AATCCATCGCTCGGTCCAGTAAACTTCTCAATTGGTGCCAGAGACAAACAGAAGGATACAAAAATGTTTGCGTCAAAGACCTCACCATGTCATGGAAGAGCGGCCTCGCCTTGTGTGCGCTCATCCACCGATACAGGCCAGATCTCAT TGACTTTGACACTCTGGATGAGCGAGACCAGGAAAAGAACAACCAGTTGGGCTTTGACGTGGCCGAGCGAGAATTTGGCATCTCACCGTGCATGACTGGCAAGGAGATGTCGTCTGTGGTGGAGCCTGACAAACTTTCAATGGTCATGTACCTCAGTCAGTTCTATGAGATGTTTAAGGACACACTGCCACCTGGAG ATAAACAAAATCTGAGTCCAGAAGACAAGGCTGCTCTTATGGCAAGCACCAAATCGCCTATCTCCTTCTTTAGTAAACTTGGACAGAGCATAGCAATCTCAAGGAAACGTAACCCCAAG gacaaaaaGGAGAAGGAGGTTGACAGTTTggggaagaggagaaaaacCAGCCAGTCTGAAGAT GAGGAAGCATCTAAGGCTAGTCGGGCGGACAGACCGGCTGTTCCTGCACTCCTGTCAGAGAGGAAGACGGACTCTACTGCTGGAGGGAACAACAATAAAGTCAAGGTTATGGCTACCCAGCTGCTTGCCAAATTTGAGGAAAATGCTCCCCAGCAGGGTTCAGGACTGAAAAGACAG GGGGACTCTTTGCCCAATCTGGACTGTATCTTGCACCCATCACCACCAAAACCCCTCGAGCCAATCCGCCTAGCACCTGTACCAGCTTGGAGAAAG AAACGCacacagcagcaggagcagctgaGCATTCGCTACCAAGAAAAGATCAAGTGTCAGACGCTGCCCAACAGAGGGGAGCAG GCCAGAAGTGTTGCTGACCAAGCAGCCAGCTCAGGCTGCCCAAAGAAAACCATTCTCCTTTCTTCCTCCTACTCCACTTCTTCGCTCTCTCTCCACACCGAG CATTTGGATGTCACTCCAGATGAAGAGGAGCTTGAATACTACGAGAAGCCCGTGAATTGCGGG GAGTCGAAGCCTTTGCATCTAAATGATCCAGGACCTATCCATGTGCCTAGTATACAGGAGAGGGCTGACCGCCTTTTCTCCAAGTTTAAGGGAAAAAATGATAAGCCACCCAAG AGCAGTGGTACTTGGCCCGAGGAATCACTGAGCACTCAAGCTCGTCGCTCTCCTCTTCTGAAACTTGTAGAAAG AAACCAGCAAAGTCTTTGTGTTCAGCTGTCCCAATGCCCTTATATATGCTTAGTATTCAGGAAAGGGCCGAGGAACTTGCTTCTCAGTTGGAGGGCAAGTCAACTGGACCCAAG AAAAAACCCTCAGGTTTTTTCATGGAACAGTGGCACCTGGCCCGAACCCAAAGTGCCTCTGattcttctctttcttctgaCGCCTTGA